Within the Streptomyces sp. YIM 121038 genome, the region CAGGCCGAGACCTGCGAACAGCGCCTGCTGCTGCGGGGGATAGGTGGGGAAGCGGGAGCGCACTGCGTTGAGGCGTCGCCGCAGCTGTACCTCGATGCCGTTAACGCGGGGCCGGTAGGTGTCGTGAACACAGTGCCGGCCGTCTTCGCCGACGAGCGGGCCGATCTCCTCGAGGTGTTGGCGGGCGGCGGTGACGATTTCCATCAGCCGCTCCGTGCGGCTGCGTGGCACGCGGGCCGCGCCCGCAGTCTTGACCCGCCTGTCGCCCGTGGCTGGCCCCATCCGCAGCTCCAGGAGCACCTGGCGCTGCTCCTCTGCCAGCCGGGGCCACCGTCGGTGCTGGTCGCACAGCCACTTGCCGAGATCGTCCCCGCGGAAGACCCGCTGTCCGGTGAGGAGTTCGCCGCGGCGCCCGCCCTGGGCGTGGAAGGCTTCCAGGAGGACGAGCTTGCGTTCCCACCCAGCGTTCCAGGGTGCGCCGTCCCGCACCCGCCACACGCCGAGCTTCTCCAGCACGCGGGCAACGTCCTGCTCCTCGTCCCGGGCGCCCCAGGAGGGTCTGCGGCATTCGCTCAGCAGTCTCCCGATGCGTACTTCCTGCCCATCGATGCTGATGGTCTCCTCGATGCCGGGCAGGAGGTGTCCGTACCGGTCCGCGTACTCCCGCGCTGCCTCGACCAGGAGCTGCCGTGCTGAGGCCCGGGGTTCCCACACGAACCCGTACTCGCCGAGCAGGGCAGCCAGGTCCGCGGGCATCCGCCGCGGCCGCGCGCGCCAGACCTCCAGGCCTTCCTCGGGCCCGAGCTCTGCGACCAGGGTGCGCAGGTCGTCGCGGTCGCGGCGCCACTGCCGCCGTACCCGCTCCAGCTCCCACCCCAGCCGCACCACGACCTGCGGCTCCTGCGCGAGCTCGGGCACCAGATCCTCCCCGAGCCCCTCCGCCAGCTCCTGCTGCTCCTCGCTCTCCTTCTCGAGCAGGGGGATGCGGCTGTAGTCGACGGGGAGGGATTCCTGCCAGTCCACCGGCACCCGCAGGTGCCCGGTGCGCTGGTGGTAGGCGGTGACGGCGCGCATGAGGCGTTCGGTGTCGGCGGTGACGGGGTCGGACAGCACGGTGATCTTCAGCCAGTCCGCGACCACGGCCGCTGAGCGCTGCCGGGTGAGCTCCAGCATCTGCTGGAGCTCGCGCGCGCGTTCCTCGGCCCGCTCACGCGCCTCCGTGGCCGGCTGCACGCGGTGGGGGCCGCGGCTGCTGCTGCGCCCGGCACGCTCCAGCCGCCGTACGGCTTCCTGCGGCCCCTCCGGCTCCTCGTCTGCGCGGTCGGTGTGGTCGGGTTCGTAGGACTCCAGTGCGCGCAGCATGTTGATCACCGGCACCCAGTCCGGCCCGACCAGCGTGTCGTCAGCGGCCTGGGCGAGGTGGAGGACGGGCACGATGATGGAGGCGACCTTGTCCGGGTTCCCGTGGTCGTAGCGCACGGCGCGTCCGGCGATCTGCAGGAGGTCGCCCTGCGCCGCGCGCGGGTCCACGAGGGCGACGGCG harbors:
- a CDS encoding DEAD/DEAH box helicase family protein is translated as MKVDAAVRSEAELAAFYDHQDDAVAAIMRVYTPSPRARRPRFRAQLHMAPGLGKTWVAARIAGLVAARGSLLMVVPTRALLEQTYQVLRAAGRGGPVIAVYAPRDAALAGEPGVRVTTDPRVVAWHANAFAAQGGRFTVLATYASVENSLIAGHRLSVERDGARPLPEWDLLVCDESHHTETSRVWGRINEQHLVPAWHRLSMTATPRLLGAVHWDEQGRLRASDPVVRLSERRHGPVAYRLGLREAQRRGKLAHSPVVAAEVDEARLRELVAARGRADAGVRAELLTASLGAVLRAAGRVGCRRLLTYHSTVAGARAAAASLAQLARVLHGQGTSAPRRVWAAALHEGTPARERQRALAALAAGTDLRGRPVDLAVVCSVRLLSEGVDVPAVDAVALVDPRAAQGDLLQIAGRAVRYDHGNPDKVASIIVPVLHLAQAADDTLVGPDWVPVINMLRALESYEPDHTDRADEEPEGPQEAVRRLERAGRSSSRGPHRVQPATEARERAEERARELQQMLELTRQRSAAVVADWLKITVLSDPVTADTERLMRAVTAYHQRTGHLRVPVDWQESLPVDYSRIPLLEKESEEQQELAEGLGEDLVPELAQEPQVVVRLGWELERVRRQWRRDRDDLRTLVAELGPEEGLEVWRARPRRMPADLAALLGEYGFVWEPRASARQLLVEAAREYADRYGHLLPGIEETISIDGQEVRIGRLLSECRRPSWGARDEEQDVARVLEKLGVWRVRDGAPWNAGWERKLVLLEAFHAQGGRRGELLTGQRVFRGDDLGKWLCDQHRRWPRLAEEQRQVLLELRMGPATGDRRVKTAGAARVPRSRTERLMEIVTAARQHLEEIGPLVGEDGRHCVHDTYRPRVNGIEVQLRRRLNAVRSRFPTYPPQQQALFAGLGLPWAETAHDSAQEQLGGPVPGHAPDGSGGTIGV